cccccaaaacttcccaaaatcccctccaggaCCGTCCAAAATTCTCtcaattccccccaaaattccatctggacccccaaaattctcaggatcccccaaaactccccaggTCTCACTGGACGTAGCTGAGAGTTCTCGCTGCTCCGCGGGGCTGTGTACTCATTTCAggcccccccaaaaccccctcaaatcaccccaaaaccccttcaaatcaccccaaaaaccccttcaaatcaccccaaaacttccTCAAGTCGTTCcaagaccccccccaaaatgcccaaaacccccccaaaaaaccccgcCAGGTCCCGCTGGACGGAGCCGGAGCTGGCGCTGCTCCGCGGGGCCGTCTCGCGATTCGGGGAGGACCTGAACCGCCTCAGCGCCCTCATCAAGGACCGCACGGTGTAAGGGGGGGCCCGGggcggggattttggggtgtcccccccctcaaaaaaaaaaaaaaccccaaaaaaccccaaaattcccccaaaatccccctcagggCGCAGCTGAAGGCGGCGGCCAAGCGCAAAGCCTACGAGGACAGCGGGGTCCCCCTGCCCCCGCCCGGCGCCGACTCCCCCAAAAAGGGACCCCGAAAAAACCCCCCGGGATCTGGGGGGGCCCCCCACGACCCCCCCGGGCCCGCCGGGAAGAAGCTGAAGGTGGCAGGTGAGGAATTTCGGGGGTTTTTGGGTTAATTTCGggttcatttttggggttccccctcTTTAATTTTGGGGCTTCTTTTCCCTCGTTCTTTAATTTTGGGGACCCTCCCCATTAATTCTGCCCCCCCCCCCGCtttaattttgggtttttttggtccCCTCCCCtttaattttggggttcccctggTCAATCCCCTTTTATTTTGGGGCGCCCTCCAATtaattttggggtctcttttccctcattatttaattttatatttaattcaatattatttaattttcccccattatGTAATTCCCCCTTtaattttgtggggttttttgcccCCCCCCTCCCACATtaattttggggtcttttttcccccaatctTTAATTTtagggaccccccccc
The genomic region above belongs to Ammospiza caudacuta isolate bAmmCau1 chromosome 36, bAmmCau1.pri, whole genome shotgun sequence and contains:
- the C36H17orf49 gene encoding chromatin complexes subunit BAP18 isoform X2 — its product is MTSASTKVGEIFSAAGAAFTRLGELTMQLHPGTDSSPAGSRWTEPELALLRGAVSRFGEDLNRLSALIKDRTVAQLKAAAKRKAYEDSGVPLPPPGADSPKKGPRKNPPGSGGAPHDPPGPAGKKLKVAEPPPSDSDPPGDLVDVEGFGDPPPKKLNFDQA
- the C36H17orf49 gene encoding chromatin complexes subunit BAP18 isoform X1, coding for MTSASTKVGEIFSAAGAAFTRLGELTMQLHPGTDSSPAGSRWTEPELALLRGAVSRFGEDLNRLSALIKDRTVAQLKAAAKRKAYEDSGVPLPPPGADSPKKGPRKNPPGSGGAPHDPPGPAGKKLKVAEPPPSDSDPPGDLVDVEGFGDPPPKKLNFDQAA
- the C36H17orf49 gene encoding chromatin complexes subunit BAP18 isoform X3, with the translated sequence MQLHPGTDSSPAGSRWTEPELALLRGAVSRFGEDLNRLSALIKDRTVAQLKAAAKRKAYEDSGVPLPPPGADSPKKGPRKNPPGSGGAPHDPPGPAGKKLKVAEPPPSDSDPPGDLVDVEGFGDPPPKKLNFDQAA